One Streptomyces fagopyri DNA window includes the following coding sequences:
- a CDS encoding LOG family protein, which translates to MQPTSLRAGHDREIESLAEFDEVVSERGSLARFRVQSIDLTDRTDTLLSVDASGAVFLGCPMDAGAAARVRAAGALVFPPVPGLPFDPYRGLLHSPDELFASLDAGYEATPDARTYTWFQQTKTDGDIFASMLRSIHDDAVSDALDELLVGTRVVGVMGGHAMARGTRAYEGAALLGRELARSGLMVATGGGPGAMEAANLGAYAAPFDDAMLAEALRLLSGSPSFEPSITDWARAAFTVRERWPAGGPSVGIPTWFYGHEPPNPFAAHIAKYFANSTREDGLLARSNAGVVFLPGAAGTVQEIFDNATPNYYESRGEPTAMVLVDRAHWTERYPAWPLLQSLARERSMESRITLVDRIEDAPEALKRLGG; encoded by the coding sequence GTGCAGCCAACTTCTCTCCGCGCCGGTCACGACCGTGAGATCGAGTCCCTCGCCGAGTTCGACGAGGTCGTCTCCGAGCGCGGCTCGCTCGCCCGGTTCCGTGTCCAGTCCATAGATCTGACGGACCGTACGGACACACTGCTCTCCGTGGACGCCTCGGGCGCCGTCTTCCTCGGCTGCCCGATGGATGCCGGGGCGGCCGCGCGGGTGAGAGCCGCGGGGGCGCTGGTCTTCCCGCCCGTCCCGGGACTGCCCTTCGACCCGTACCGGGGCCTGCTCCACTCCCCCGACGAGCTCTTCGCCTCCCTCGACGCCGGGTACGAGGCGACACCGGACGCCCGTACGTACACCTGGTTCCAGCAGACCAAGACCGACGGCGACATCTTCGCGTCGATGCTGCGCTCGATCCACGACGACGCGGTGTCGGACGCCCTCGACGAACTCCTCGTCGGCACAAGGGTGGTGGGCGTGATGGGCGGCCACGCGATGGCGCGCGGCACCCGGGCGTACGAGGGTGCGGCGCTCCTGGGCCGCGAACTGGCGCGCTCCGGACTGATGGTCGCCACCGGCGGTGGGCCGGGCGCAATGGAGGCCGCGAACCTCGGTGCGTACGCCGCCCCGTTCGACGACGCGATGCTGGCCGAGGCGCTCCGGCTGCTCTCCGGGTCACCGTCGTTCGAGCCCTCCATCACCGACTGGGCGCGCGCCGCGTTCACCGTGCGGGAGCGCTGGCCCGCCGGTGGCCCCTCGGTCGGCATCCCCACCTGGTTCTACGGTCACGAGCCGCCGAACCCGTTCGCCGCGCACATAGCCAAGTACTTCGCCAACTCGACCCGTGAGGACGGGTTGTTGGCCCGTTCGAACGCGGGCGTCGTCTTCCTGCCGGGCGCCGCCGGGACCGTACAGGAGATCTTCGACAACGCGACCCCGAACTACTACGAGTCGCGCGGGGAGCCCACCGCGATGGTCCTCGTGGACCGCGCGCACTGGACCGAGAGGTACCCCGCCTGGCCGCTCCTCCAATCCCTCGCGCGGGAGCGGTCGATGGAGTCCCGGATCACTCTGGTGGACCGGATCGAGGACGCTCCGGAGGCTCTCAAACGCCTCGGTGGTTAA
- a CDS encoding LAETG motif-containing sortase-dependent surface protein, whose protein sequence is MSISRRTARSVRILGVASATAALALGVAGNALACNIRDFSAVASCDDNGKGIITVTDTDASGVEATVSVFLETNGADARQVGSETVKGTREGATVTFSEDWAPNATYRVHVTAGKIVDKDVSPQLTTPSKACKTEESPSPTPKPSETSSSPAPSESASATPSESESSAAPATPGDNAPSPAVGDSNLAETGANSNTPMIAGIAGALVVVGGGAVFFGMRRRGASKTG, encoded by the coding sequence GTGTCCATATCTCGCCGTACCGCACGTTCTGTGCGCATCCTCGGTGTTGCCTCCGCCACGGCCGCGCTCGCGCTCGGTGTCGCCGGCAACGCACTTGCTTGCAATATCCGTGACTTCTCGGCCGTCGCCTCGTGCGACGACAACGGGAAGGGCATCATCACCGTGACCGACACCGACGCCTCCGGCGTCGAGGCCACGGTCTCCGTCTTCCTCGAGACCAACGGCGCGGACGCCCGTCAGGTCGGTTCCGAGACGGTCAAGGGCACCCGCGAGGGCGCCACTGTCACGTTCTCCGAGGACTGGGCGCCCAACGCCACCTACCGCGTCCACGTCACCGCCGGGAAGATCGTCGACAAGGACGTCTCTCCGCAGCTGACCACGCCCTCCAAGGCGTGCAAGACCGAAGAGTCGCCCTCTCCGACGCCGAAGCCGTCGGAGACCTCCTCCTCGCCCGCCCCCTCGGAGTCGGCTTCCGCGACCCCGTCGGAGTCGGAGAGCAGCGCCGCGCCCGCGACGCCGGGAGACAACGCCCCGTCCCCCGCGGTCGGTGACTCCAACCTCGCCGAGACCGGTGCGAACTCCAACACCCCGATGATCGCCGGCATCGCCGGTGCCCTCGTGGTCGTCGGCGGCGGAGCGGTCTTCTTCGGTATGCGCCGCCGCGGCGCCTCGAAGACCGGCTGA